One window of the Sciurus carolinensis unplaced genomic scaffold, mSciCar1.2, whole genome shotgun sequence genome contains the following:
- the LOC124974425 gene encoding cyclin-dependent kinase 2-associated protein 1-like, which produces MSYKPNLAAHISAAALNAAGSIHPPSTSMAASSQYRQLLSDYGPPSLGYTQGTGNSQVPQSKYAELLAIMEELGKEIRPTYVGSKSAMERLEQGIIHAQGLVPECLAETERNARS; this is translated from the coding sequence ATGTCCTACAAGCCGAACTTGGCCGCGCACATATCCGCCGCCGCCCTCAACGCCGCTGGAAGCATCCACCCGCCTTCCACCAGCATGGCAGCATCCTCGCAGTACCGCCAGTTGCTGAGCGACTATGGGCCACCATCTCTGGGCTACACGCAGGGAACTGGGAACAGCCAGGTGCCCCAGAGCAAGTACGCGGAGCTGCTGGCCATCATGGAGGAGCTGGGGAAGGAGATAAGGCCCACCTACGTGGGGAGCAAGAGCGCCATGGAGAGGCTGGAGCAAGGCATCATCCACGCTCAAGGTCTGGTTCCGGAGTGCTTAGCTGAAACAGAGCGGAATGCCAGGTCCTAG